One window from the genome of Populus alba chromosome 15, ASM523922v2, whole genome shotgun sequence encodes:
- the LOC118037344 gene encoding uncharacterized protein, translating to MSIEPFNRLVKLAARAFYDDITTKGDNQPKTGRSDNRGIAVVVLDALTRRQWVREEDLAKELKLHSKQLRRTLRFFEEEKLVTRDHRKETAKAAKMHNAAVANTTDGHRTKEGDDKIKMHTHSYCCLDYAQIYDVVRYRLHRMRKKLKDELEDKNTVQEYICPNCGRRYNALDALRLMSLVDEYFHCENCDGELVAESDKLAAQEGGDGDDNARRRRREKLKDMLQKMEVQLKPLMAQLSRVKDLPVPEFGSLQEWQIHASAAGRAANGDSSSNDPSRSSQGYGGTPMPFLGETKVEVSFSGVEGKEDLKSETASTGLKVLPPWMIKQGMNLTKEQRGEVKQGSKMNDSSAAAESSDDKKISIENDDKLKDEYVKAYYAALLQKQREAEESAEKQQELLQTSISNGFSKSSSDRQVGMKSKREEDDEPDDDVEWEEAPIGGNTSEGFKVNDLNAEAPASGEDDEDDIDWEEG from the exons ATGAGTATCGAGCCTTTCAATAG gcTTGTGAAGCTTGCGGCTCGAGCATTTTATGATGATATAACAACAAAAGGAGATAATCAACCCAAAACGGGACGAAGTGATAATAGGGGCATCGCTGTGGTGGTGCTTGACGCTCTCACTAG ACGACAATGGGTAAGGGAAGAAGATTTGGCCAAGGAGTTGAAATTACACTCGAAGCAACTTCGTCGGACTCTGCGGTTTTTCGAGGAAGAAAAACTCGTGACCCGGGATCATAGGAAAGAG ACGGCTAAGGCTGCGAAGATGCATAATGCTGCAGTAGCTAACACTACTGATGGGCATAGAACCAAGGAGGGAGATGACAAGATCAAGATGCACACTCACTCTTATTGCTGTCTAGATTATGCACAg ATATATGATGTTGTTAGGTACAGACTGCACCGCATGAGGAAAAAGCTGAAGGACGAGTTGGAAGACAAGAACACTGTTCAAGAGTACATATGCCCCAACTGTGGAAGAAG ATACAATGCTTTGGATGCTCTGCGCTTGATGTCTCTAGTTGATGAGTACTTCCACTGTGAGAATTGTGACGGGGAACTTGTAGCTGAGAGTGACAAGTTAGCTGCCCAAGAAGGTGGAGATGGAGATGACAATGCTAGGAGGCGGAGgcgtgaaaaattaaaagacatgcTTCAGAAAATGGAG GTACAACTTAAGCCATTAATGGCTCAACTTAGCAGGGTGAAAGATTTACCTGTCCCTGAATTTGGGAGTCTTCAAGAATGGCAAATTCATGCAAGTGCTGCTGGGCGTGCTGCAAATGGTGATTCTAGTTCCAATGATCCCTCCAGATCTTCTCAAGGGTATGGTGGAACACCAATGCCATTTCTGGGAGAGACAAAG GTTGAAGTTTCCTTTTCTGGTGTTGAAGGCAAGGAGGATCTCAAATCTGAAACTGCAAGTACCGGTCTGAAAGTTTTACCACCATGGATGATCAAGCAGGGAATGAACCTTACGAAAGAGCAACGTGGAGAGGTCAAGCAGGGGTCTAAGATGAATGACAGTTCAGCAGCAGCAGAGTCCTCAGATGACAAAAAGATTTCTATTGAGAATGATGACAAGTTAAAG GATGAGTATGTTAAAGCTTATTATGCTGCTCTGCTTCAGAAACAACGAGAAGCAGAAGAATCTGCTGAGAAACAACAGGAATTGTTACAGACATCCATCTCCAATGGTTTTTCCAAATCATCTTCTGATCGTCAAGTGGGCATGAAATCCAAACGCGAGGAGGATGATGAGCCAGATGATGACGTTGAATGGGAAGAGGCTCCAATTGGAG GCAACACAAGTGAAGGTTTTAAGGTCAATGACTTAAATGCTGAAGCTCCTGCTTCTGGAGAGGATGACGAAGATGATATAGACTGGGAAGAAGGTTGA